From Nicotiana tabacum cultivar K326 chromosome 15, ASM71507v2, whole genome shotgun sequence, the proteins below share one genomic window:
- the LOC107806430 gene encoding uncharacterized protein LOC107806430 isoform X3 has protein sequence MVPKKHAEEHFLSTHAAVFPPFLLLPVCSVLQEHSFPTSSCERMEREVLTVHKGENCPQRIVTCQYCEFPLPAIDLFKHQEVCGNRTELCHLCSRYIRLHERDDHESRCNGGTNIVAESSRNISPAERDRGAPRRQPHEFSKKRLLFTIAITGVAVLFGSLIFQRKVENSQVP, from the exons GTCTTCCCACCTTTTCTGCTTCTACCAGTCTGTTCTGTTTTACAGGAACATTCTTTTCCCACTTCGTCATG CGAGAGAATGGAGCGTGAGGTGTTAACTGTTCACAAAGGTGAAAATTGCCCACAAAGGATTGTGACATGCCAGTATTGCGAGTTTCCTTTACCTGCAATTGATTTATTTAAGCATCAG GAAGTTTGTGGGAATAGAACAGAACTCTGTCATCTGTGTAGCAGATATATTAGGCTCCATGAAAGAGATGACCATGAGAGTAGATGCAATGGAGGCACAAATATCGTTGCGGAATCCTCCAG GAACATTAGTCCAGCTGAGAGAGATCGTGGTGCTCCTAGAAGGCAGCCACATGAATTTTCCAAGAAGCGGCTTCTATTTACAATTGCAATAACGGGCGTTGCTGTTTTGTTTGGCTCGCTCATCTTCCAGAGGAAAGTTGAAAACAGTCAAGTGCCCTAG